In a single window of the Delftia tsuruhatensis genome:
- a CDS encoding type VI secretion system Vgr family protein, producing the protein MSVEIDLTTERHGGGKRFLSGQVTQFTYTGKDGKFSAYEAVVRPWLWHATRRSDFRIFQFKTVPDILQEVLAPYGFAIDNRLADEYREWVYLVQYGESDFNFVARLMEMEGIFFFFSHSQGSHTLVLADDIGSLSPLPNGPATIPYYSGDRAAHVKDEDHIDGWTFAEDIASGHFEADDYDFERPKATLTTRQHQPAGHREDSREIYDWPGGYTQQGDGEHYARVRIEQQKARREMVQGEGNARNIAPGYLFTLSKYPRQDQNKPYLIESATYRFEENVRRSDGAGGSGRSRRAGTDSPTTYRISFHAVPRSVAYRSQRSTPKPHTTGPQTAVVTGPAGEEIYTDKYGRVKVQFHWDRYGKRDENSSCWIRVSQTWAGAGYGSMHIPRIGQEVIVDFLNGDPDHPIITGRVYNALQIPPWDLPANKTQSGIKTHSSKGGVPGDGMKNSPGTANALRFEDKAGAEQLWLHAQKDQLTEVENNEEKWVGNDRRKVIDRDEFSTIHRDRTEVVDRNEKINVHGWRTEVVDLDETLTVHQSRQRTVDLNERVAIGLKRAKSIGRMENVTIGLLKTQSIGMAYMQNVGAGKMMNIGASYVQNIGMAMQTNVGMSQSLNVGQDHNVQVGSKQSTQVGEQCSLTVGTGQVSNITMDGQRIQLIADHIRLEARQELLFVSGKSTVRVTPGDIQILSPTDRLNC; encoded by the coding sequence ATGAGCGTGGAGATCGACCTGACCACCGAACGCCATGGCGGCGGCAAGCGATTTCTGTCGGGGCAGGTGACGCAGTTCACCTACACCGGCAAAGACGGAAAATTCAGTGCATATGAAGCCGTCGTGCGCCCCTGGCTATGGCATGCCACACGCCGCTCGGACTTCAGGATCTTCCAGTTCAAGACCGTGCCGGACATCCTCCAGGAGGTGCTGGCGCCCTACGGCTTTGCCATCGACAACCGGCTGGCCGACGAGTACCGCGAATGGGTCTACCTGGTCCAGTACGGCGAGTCGGACTTCAACTTCGTCGCGCGCCTCATGGAGATGGAGGGAATTTTCTTCTTCTTCTCCCACAGCCAGGGCAGCCACACCCTGGTGCTGGCCGACGACATCGGCTCGCTGAGCCCGCTGCCCAACGGACCTGCCACCATCCCCTACTACTCGGGTGACCGCGCGGCCCACGTGAAGGATGAGGATCACATCGATGGCTGGACCTTCGCCGAGGACATCGCCTCGGGCCACTTCGAGGCCGACGACTACGACTTCGAACGCCCCAAGGCCACGCTGACCACCCGCCAGCATCAGCCTGCCGGCCACAGGGAAGACAGCCGCGAGATCTACGACTGGCCCGGCGGCTACACCCAGCAGGGCGATGGCGAGCACTACGCCCGCGTGCGCATCGAGCAGCAAAAGGCACGGCGCGAGATGGTGCAGGGCGAGGGCAACGCGCGCAACATCGCGCCGGGCTACCTGTTCACGCTCAGCAAGTACCCGCGCCAGGACCAGAACAAGCCCTACCTGATCGAGTCGGCCACCTACCGCTTCGAGGAGAACGTGCGCCGCAGCGACGGCGCGGGCGGCAGCGGCCGCTCCAGGCGCGCGGGCACGGACAGCCCAACCACCTACCGCATCAGCTTCCATGCCGTACCCAGGAGCGTGGCCTACCGCAGCCAGCGCAGCACGCCCAAGCCCCACACCACGGGCCCGCAGACGGCGGTGGTCACGGGCCCCGCGGGCGAGGAGATCTACACCGACAAGTACGGCCGCGTGAAGGTGCAGTTCCATTGGGACCGCTACGGCAAGAGGGACGAGAACTCCAGCTGCTGGATCCGCGTCAGCCAGACCTGGGCGGGAGCGGGCTACGGCAGCATGCACATCCCGCGCATAGGGCAGGAGGTCATCGTCGACTTCCTCAACGGTGACCCGGACCATCCCATCATCACGGGCCGCGTCTACAACGCCTTGCAGATACCGCCCTGGGATCTGCCGGCCAACAAGACGCAGTCGGGCATCAAGACGCATTCCAGCAAGGGCGGCGTGCCGGGCGACGGCATGAAGAACAGCCCGGGCACGGCCAACGCCCTGCGCTTCGAGGACAAGGCCGGTGCGGAGCAGCTGTGGCTGCATGCGCAGAAAGATCAGCTCACCGAGGTCGAGAACAACGAGGAAAAATGGGTCGGTAACGATAGGCGCAAGGTCATAGACCGGGACGAATTCAGCACCATCCACCGCGACAGGACGGAGGTGGTGGACCGCAACGAGAAGATCAACGTGCATGGCTGGCGCACCGAGGTGGTGGACCTGGACGAGACGCTGACCGTGCACCAGAGCCGCCAAAGGACGGTGGACCTCAATGAGCGCGTCGCCATCGGCCTCAAGCGGGCCAAAAGCATAGGCCGGATGGAGAACGTCACCATCGGCCTGCTCAAGACGCAGAGCATAGGCATGGCCTACATGCAGAACGTGGGCGCGGGCAAGATGATGAACATCGGTGCCAGCTACGTGCAGAACATAGGCATGGCCATGCAGACCAACGTGGGCATGAGCCAGAGCCTGAATGTGGGCCAGGACCACAACGTCCAGGTGGGCAGCAAGCAGAGCACCCAGGTGGGCGAGCAGTGCTCGTTGACTGTAGGAACAGGCCAAGTCTCCAACATCACCATGGATGGCCAACGCATCCAGCTCATCGCTGACCACATCCGGCTCGAAGCCCGGCAGGAACTCCTGTTCGTCAGTGGCAAAAGCACCGTCCGCGTCACGCCGGGCGATATCCAGATCCTGTCTCCCACGGACCGCCTGAACTGCTGA
- a CDS encoding LysR family transcriptional regulator codes for MLHLTLRQLEIFCAVAQAGSTVAAAEAVALSQSATSAALQQLEQSMGARLFERVGRRLALNDAGRALLPEALALLEQARGIEQAFSARAASMPVRLRVAASTTIGTYALPAVLAHLARSHPQLSVDLQIANTREVGEAVQSLDVDLGLIEGTSHWPGLEVEPWMRDELVIVASATDPLVRSAQQRPLGVAALRAARWLLREPGSGTREMVEHALLPHLHQLPAAATLGSSEAIARCVAQGLGISCLSRVLVQALVASGELAVLPTTLPRMWRDFSLVQRAGKRRSPALAAFVQACHAQAPAVA; via the coding sequence ATGCTGCATCTCACCCTGCGCCAGCTCGAAATCTTCTGCGCCGTGGCCCAGGCGGGCTCCACGGTGGCCGCGGCCGAAGCCGTGGCCCTGTCGCAATCGGCCACCAGCGCGGCCTTGCAGCAGCTGGAGCAGTCCATGGGCGCCCGGCTGTTCGAGCGCGTGGGCCGGCGTCTGGCGCTCAACGACGCGGGCCGGGCCCTGCTGCCCGAGGCGTTGGCGCTGCTGGAGCAGGCGCGGGGCATCGAGCAGGCGTTTTCCGCGCGCGCGGCCAGCATGCCGGTGCGTCTGCGCGTGGCAGCCAGTACCACCATCGGTACCTATGCGCTGCCTGCCGTGCTGGCCCATCTGGCGCGCAGCCATCCGCAACTGAGCGTGGATCTGCAGATCGCCAATACGCGCGAGGTGGGCGAGGCCGTGCAGTCGCTGGACGTGGATCTGGGCCTGATCGAAGGCACCAGCCACTGGCCGGGCCTGGAGGTCGAGCCCTGGATGCGCGACGAGCTGGTCATCGTCGCTTCGGCCACGGACCCGCTGGTGCGTTCCGCGCAGCAGCGCCCGCTGGGCGTGGCGGCGCTGCGTGCCGCGCGATGGCTGCTGCGCGAGCCGGGGTCGGGCACGCGTGAGATGGTCGAGCATGCCTTGCTGCCCCATCTGCACCAGTTGCCGGCGGCGGCCACGCTGGGCAGCTCCGAGGCCATCGCGCGCTGCGTGGCCCAGGGCCTGGGCATCAGCTGCCTGTCGCGTGTGCTGGTGCAGGCCCTGGTGGCCTCCGGAGAGCTGGCGGTCCTGCCCACCACGCTGCCGCGCATGTGGCGGGATTTCTCGCTGGTGCAGCGTGCCGGAAAGCGTCGCTCGCCGGCACTGGCAGCCTTCGTGCAGGCCTGCCATGCGCAGGCGCCGGCCGTGGCATGA
- a CDS encoding DNA-binding transcriptional regulator codes for MPEHPLPPDRDYKDVRSLARGLSVLRALNRAPGGQASTTALAQACGVHRTTVKRLLETLRAEGFVRRAEKEGHYYLTFEVRSLSEGFEDEAWVEQVALPLMRAAVPDLLWPCDLGTMEAGFMVVRESTHRFSRLSQHRGMIGEQIPVFFTALGRAYLSACSADEREALLSLLGRRDDVVGAMARDAAAVQALVEETLARGYATNEGEWTREASFAAVAVPLRSGRRLLGAINLIFPRQSVSPQELQRRYLPRLRRLALRIGRDAGPWLD; via the coding sequence ATGCCTGAACATCCGCTGCCGCCCGACCGCGACTACAAGGACGTGCGCAGCCTCGCGCGCGGCCTGTCCGTGCTGCGCGCGCTCAACCGTGCCCCGGGCGGGCAGGCCAGCACCACGGCCCTGGCCCAGGCCTGCGGCGTGCACCGCACCACGGTCAAGCGCCTGCTGGAGACGCTGCGCGCCGAAGGTTTCGTGCGCCGGGCCGAGAAGGAAGGCCACTACTACCTGACTTTCGAGGTGCGCAGCCTCAGCGAGGGCTTCGAGGACGAGGCCTGGGTGGAGCAGGTGGCGCTGCCGCTGATGCGCGCGGCCGTGCCCGACCTGTTGTGGCCCTGCGACCTGGGCACCATGGAGGCGGGTTTCATGGTCGTGCGCGAGAGCACGCACCGCTTCAGCCGGCTGTCGCAGCACCGGGGCATGATCGGCGAGCAGATTCCGGTGTTCTTCACGGCGCTGGGCCGCGCCTATCTGTCGGCCTGTTCGGCCGATGAGCGCGAGGCCCTGCTGTCGCTGCTGGGCCGCCGCGACGACGTGGTGGGCGCCATGGCGCGCGATGCGGCCGCGGTCCAGGCCCTGGTGGAGGAGACATTGGCGCGGGGCTATGCCACCAACGAAGGGGAGTGGACGCGCGAGGCTAGCTTCGCCGCCGTGGCGGTGCCGCTGCGCAGCGGACGGCGCCTGCTGGGCGCCATCAACCTGATCTTTCCGCGCCAGTCGGTTTCGCCCCAGGAGCTGCAGCGCCGCTACCTGCCCCGGCTGCGCCGGCTGGCCTTGCGCATCGGGCGCGACGCCGGGCCCTGGCTGGACTGA
- a CDS encoding CreA family protein — translation MIEANVKYFPRGQALLAATAATLLLGACGARAEQVGSVDTVFKFIGPDHKIVVDAYDDPKVQGVTCYVSRAKTGGIKGGLGLAEDRAEASISCVQTGPIQIPAPLRQQDEVFTERISLLFKRLRVVRMVDAPRNTLVYMTYSDRVIEGSPQNSVTAVPVPRSTPIPLNR, via the coding sequence ATGATCGAAGCCAATGTGAAGTATTTCCCGCGAGGCCAGGCACTGCTCGCAGCCACTGCAGCCACGCTGCTGCTGGGCGCCTGCGGTGCGCGCGCCGAGCAGGTCGGCTCCGTGGACACGGTGTTCAAGTTCATCGGCCCCGACCACAAGATCGTGGTCGATGCCTATGACGACCCCAAGGTCCAGGGCGTGACCTGCTATGTCTCGCGCGCCAAGACCGGCGGCATCAAGGGCGGCCTGGGCCTGGCCGAGGACCGCGCCGAAGCCTCGATCAGCTGCGTGCAGACCGGCCCCATCCAGATCCCGGCGCCGCTCAGGCAGCAGGACGAGGTGTTCACCGAGCGCATCTCGCTGCTGTTCAAGCGCCTGCGCGTGGTGCGCATGGTCGATGCCCCGCGCAACACCCTGGTCTACATGACCTACTCGGACCGGGTGATCGAAGGCTCGCCTCAGAACAGCGTCACGGCCGTGCCCGTGCCGCGCAGCACGCCGATACCGCTGAACAGGTAG